A genome region from Colwellia sp. Arc7-D includes the following:
- the rnk gene encoding nucleoside diphosphate kinase regulator, which yields MIKPKIIISNEDYDALQAMLEKETFMPSHDLLIAELDRAKIVAKVKLPNNVVRMNSTVKFTMLSTQKTFSLKLVYPKDTKESGTLSILTPVGSALIGLSIGQEIEWPIENNKTTVVHIDSTDCTD from the coding sequence ATGATTAAACCAAAAATAATTATTAGCAATGAAGATTATGATGCCTTACAGGCTATGTTAGAAAAAGAAACTTTTATGCCGTCTCATGACTTACTGATAGCTGAATTGGATCGGGCAAAAATTGTAGCAAAAGTTAAATTGCCCAATAATGTAGTAAGGATGAATTCAACCGTAAAATTTACCATGCTTTCGACACAGAAAACATTTTCCTTAAAACTCGTTTATCCTAAAGATACTAAGGAAAGTGGTACTTTATCTATTTTGACCCCTGTTGGCAGTGCCTTAATTGGCTTATCTATTGGTCAAGAGATCGAGTGGCCTATAGAGAACAACAAAACCACTGTTGTTCATATAGACTCCACTGATTGTACCGATTAG
- a CDS encoding LTA synthase family protein yields MFKTTLNLLRPFILFAMILVLILFISRMGLAIWKIDRFDNFTSMLTLVLHGFRIDLSVLGYLLLIPAILHPWLMMTKYHKTWLKILKGIFFFIFICVLFFELATPAFINEYGFRPNRLFIEYLPYPNEVFNMLINGHLLTLITVLLLLSIIGKYLWSFLSNVISNKTSQSNATLMSSSFSFVFLVLVLALCARGTVGHRPINPSLVYFSTDPLINSLTLNSIYSVAHAFKQLGDEKNASKLYGNMTTEKVIKLVQQETGLLPQDFSSKSLPSLTSRLPAYQGKPKNLVIILEESLGAQFVSSLGGLSLTPEIDKLNSEGWAFKNLYATGTRSVRGIEAVITGFTPTPARAVVKLDKSQTGFFTIASLLAKQNYSTQFIYGGESHFDNMKSFFLGNGFSDIVDFKDIQNPQFVGSWGVCDDDLFNQADIELTKLHNSNQPFFSFIFSSSNHDPFEIPDGIVTPIHYTSEQLSQFNEKELSRHKAIQYADYALGKFIAKAKQQPYWQDTIFLVVADHDARALGNDLVPIKNFHIPGVILNSPKQPFLDTRIVSQIDLAPTLLSLMGVTNYSPMLGHDLNKTDISERAMMQYADNFAYMNKSGVSILQPQKQPLSFNYDLKEQRLMPVEHNKALSEVALAHALWGSLAYENQWYAMPNELINADPTNKVVSN; encoded by the coding sequence ATGTTTAAAACAACGCTCAATTTACTTCGACCTTTTATTTTATTTGCCATGATACTTGTGCTGATTTTGTTTATTTCTCGCATGGGCTTAGCTATATGGAAAATTGACCGATTCGATAACTTTACTAGCATGCTAACCCTAGTTTTACACGGGTTTCGAATTGACTTAAGTGTTTTAGGTTATTTACTTCTTATACCGGCCATTTTGCACCCATGGTTAATGATGACTAAATATCATAAAACATGGCTCAAGATATTAAAGGGTATATTTTTCTTTATATTTATCTGTGTACTCTTCTTTGAACTCGCTACACCTGCTTTTATCAATGAATACGGCTTTAGACCTAATCGATTATTTATCGAATACTTACCGTACCCAAACGAGGTATTCAACATGTTAATCAATGGTCATTTACTTACTTTAATCACAGTTCTATTACTGTTATCTATTATTGGAAAATATCTTTGGTCATTTTTAAGTAATGTTATAAGCAATAAAACATCGCAATCTAACGCTACGTTAATGTCGTCGAGTTTTTCGTTTGTGTTTTTAGTTTTAGTATTAGCTCTTTGTGCTCGTGGCACCGTTGGCCATCGCCCAATTAACCCATCATTAGTATACTTTTCTACAGATCCACTAATTAATTCATTAACATTAAATTCTATTTATAGCGTTGCCCACGCATTCAAACAGCTGGGTGATGAAAAAAATGCTTCAAAGCTATACGGTAATATGACAACCGAAAAAGTAATTAAGCTTGTACAGCAAGAAACAGGGTTACTTCCACAAGATTTTAGTAGCAAATCACTCCCCTCGTTAACTTCACGTTTACCTGCCTATCAAGGTAAACCTAAGAACCTGGTTATTATTTTAGAAGAAAGTTTAGGTGCACAATTTGTTTCATCTTTAGGTGGATTATCATTAACACCAGAAATCGACAAACTTAATAGTGAAGGCTGGGCTTTTAAGAACTTATATGCCACGGGTACCCGTTCAGTCAGAGGTATTGAAGCTGTAATTACAGGATTTACGCCAACACCAGCTAGAGCAGTGGTGAAGTTAGACAAATCACAAACCGGCTTCTTTACTATTGCCAGTTTACTTGCCAAGCAAAATTATTCTACCCAGTTTATTTACGGTGGTGAGAGTCACTTCGACAACATGAAAAGCTTTTTCTTAGGTAATGGTTTTAGTGATATTGTTGATTTTAAAGATATTCAAAACCCACAGTTTGTCGGTTCATGGGGCGTTTGTGATGACGACCTATTTAATCAGGCAGATATCGAACTCACCAAACTTCACAACAGCAACCAGCCTTTTTTTAGCTTTATTTTTTCATCAAGTAATCATGACCCTTTTGAAATTCCTGACGGTATCGTTACGCCCATTCACTATACTTCTGAACAATTGAGCCAGTTTAATGAAAAAGAATTATCGCGCCATAAGGCAATACAATACGCTGATTATGCGTTAGGAAAATTTATCGCCAAAGCGAAGCAGCAGCCCTATTGGCAGGACACTATATTTTTAGTGGTTGCCGATCACGATGCCAGAGCATTGGGCAATGATCTTGTGCCGATTAAGAACTTTCATATTCCTGGCGTTATTCTTAATTCACCAAAGCAGCCTTTTTTAGATACAAGAATTGTTAGTCAAATTGATCTTGCACCTACATTATTATCGCTAATGGGGGTTACTAATTACTCGCCAATGCTAGGGCATGACCTTAATAAAACTGATATTTCTGAGCGAGCTATGATGCAGTACGCTGATAACTTTGCCTACATGAATAAAAGTGGGGTCAGTATTTTACAGCCACAAAAACAGCCACTTAGTTTTAATTATGACTTAAAAGAGCAGCGACTTATGCCTGTAGAACATAACAAAGCATTATCAGAAGTTGCTTTAGCGCATGCTTTATGGGGAAGTTTAGCTTATGAAAATCAATGGTATGCGATGCCAAATGAATTGATTAACGCTGACCCAACAAATAAAGTGGTATCAAACTAG
- a CDS encoding diacylglycerol kinase, translating into MFDNTNKPKGINRVILASLNSFRAIKWLYLNESAFRQELLLLIIAIPISFLFDISAKEQVFLVLAIVFIMFTEIVNTAIEAVVDRVGLEIHPLSGLAKDLGSAAVFLSLIIASSIWLVILL; encoded by the coding sequence GTGTTCGACAATACCAATAAGCCTAAAGGCATAAACAGAGTAATATTAGCGTCGTTAAACTCATTTAGAGCGATAAAATGGTTGTATCTAAATGAATCCGCATTCAGGCAAGAGTTGTTACTGCTAATTATTGCCATTCCGATATCCTTTTTATTCGATATAAGTGCCAAAGAACAAGTCTTTTTGGTACTGGCAATAGTCTTTATTATGTTTACGGAAATAGTGAATACCGCAATTGAAGCAGTTGTCGACCGGGTCGGTCTAGAAATACACCCACTTTCAGGGTTGGCAAAAGACTTAGGCTCTGCCGCGGTATTTTTAAGCTTGATTATTGCGAGCAGTATTTGGCTTGTTATCTTGCTTTAA
- a CDS encoding phosphoethanolamine--lipid A transferase, with product MEILRKIENITITTNQLLFFTCCYIALVLNLPFLTKATEAITALDNYNVIFLMSLPIFILSLTMLIQGLFAFRRLTKPLLIITVIISSLIFYGTITYGIVFDYGMVQNTIETDSAEALSYVNLQAILFFLFFGILPALLIYKVKLTYKPFFRELLSRLKVISFSLGVALLIASVFYSNYASVGRNNKDLLGYITPYKMVDASYKFIRNHYFYPPLKFQVLDTAPSIVRDNSRKHVTVMVLGETARSQSFSLNGYVKPTNAYTEKQGVISFSNVSSCGTATAVSVPCMFSRLDKNHYSKRTATAQQNAIDLINLAGADVLWISNNNGSCKGVCTRVKTIQVDTDKSNPLCDGEYCFDEALLAPLKQKLNSLTNDNTLIVLHMIGSHGPTYFKRYPSEKSVFTPDCQRSDIQNCSPEQLLNTYDNTIAYTDFVISKVINELSVLDKKNNIESSLLYISDHGESLGESGVYLHGLPYAFAPEEQTHVPMIFWADTMQADFNTACLRDLSKSRISHDNVFDTLLSIMSVKSKAYNIENDPFIDCKSEHAIVRTNSTSAFNIERIN from the coding sequence ATGGAAATATTACGTAAAATTGAAAATATCACTATAACAACCAATCAGTTATTGTTTTTTACTTGTTGCTATATTGCTTTAGTTTTAAACCTACCTTTTTTAACCAAAGCGACAGAAGCAATCACGGCACTAGATAATTATAATGTGATATTTTTAATGTCACTGCCCATTTTTATATTATCTTTAACCATGCTAATTCAAGGGCTATTTGCTTTTCGCAGGCTGACCAAACCCCTGCTTATTATTACGGTAATTATTTCATCACTTATATTCTACGGCACGATTACTTACGGCATCGTATTTGATTACGGTATGGTGCAAAATACCATTGAAACAGACTCCGCCGAAGCACTGTCTTACGTTAACTTGCAGGCTATTTTGTTTTTCTTATTTTTTGGTATTTTACCCGCTCTTTTAATCTATAAAGTAAAACTAACCTATAAACCTTTTTTTAGAGAGCTGTTAAGTCGCTTAAAAGTCATTAGCTTCAGCTTGGGTGTGGCATTATTAATCGCGAGTGTTTTTTATTCTAATTATGCTTCTGTGGGCAGAAACAATAAGGATTTACTAGGTTACATTACACCTTATAAAATGGTTGATGCCTCTTATAAATTCATCAGGAATCACTATTTTTATCCTCCGCTTAAGTTTCAAGTGTTAGATACCGCTCCGTCAATTGTTCGCGATAACTCGCGTAAGCATGTCACTGTGATGGTATTAGGCGAAACAGCTCGTTCACAAAGTTTTTCACTTAATGGTTATGTAAAACCAACAAATGCCTATACAGAAAAACAAGGAGTTATATCGTTTTCTAATGTTAGTTCGTGCGGCACAGCAACTGCGGTATCAGTCCCTTGTATGTTCTCAAGATTAGATAAAAACCATTACAGCAAACGCACAGCTACCGCTCAACAAAATGCTATAGATTTAATAAATTTAGCGGGTGCTGACGTATTATGGATCAGCAATAATAATGGCAGTTGCAAAGGCGTATGTACCCGTGTAAAAACCATTCAGGTCGATACCGATAAATCTAACCCGTTATGTGATGGCGAATATTGTTTTGATGAAGCGTTGTTAGCTCCATTAAAGCAAAAACTTAATTCGCTAACAAATGACAATACGCTCATTGTTCTGCATATGATAGGCTCTCATGGACCCACATATTTTAAGCGTTACCCTAGCGAGAAAAGTGTTTTTACACCCGACTGTCAACGCAGCGACATTCAAAATTGTAGTCCTGAGCAATTACTAAATACTTACGATAATACTATTGCTTACACCGACTTTGTTATATCAAAAGTTATTAATGAATTAAGTGTTTTAGACAAAAAAAATAATATTGAATCATCATTACTTTATATATCAGATCATGGCGAGTCATTAGGTGAAAGCGGTGTATATTTACATGGCCTGCCCTATGCGTTTGCACCTGAAGAGCAAACACATGTACCGATGATTTTTTGGGCCGACACTATGCAAGCTGATTTTAATACTGCCTGCTTGCGTGATTTATCAAAATCTCGTATCAGTCATGACAATGTTTTTGATACTTTATTAAGTATTATGTCTGTTAAATCCAAAGCATATAATATTGAAAACGACCCGTTCATTGATTGTAAATCAGAGCATGCAATAGTACGTACCAACTCAACATCCGCATTTAATATAGAGAGAATAAACTAG
- a CDS encoding HAMP domain-containing sensor histidine kinase: MISIKKKLSRYISISISILLVSILLVTDLAVDSWISAEFDRAMTNKANLLTTLISEDSDEVHGIEFDFADEFMPEFSGNNDPEYFQLWLDNKVFERSQTLELFDVNELPKAEVKLHQSSISNITLPDGRSGKMYFTKFKPQIDSDERENNAISTLQIANNQKTMELAYAISNEGLNQILWFVDIIFIFSSLLAVIAVRLIVFNVVERGLKPIEQLNTELQQISLNSEISAINTENLPEELIVIANGINHFIRENKTLYSREKRITSDIAHELKTPIAELLNLSEVAIKFPHEKQLVDNFKVDVLNITERLRNIVNSILLLQKSTNSTALEKQQVELAPLINAVITMENKAKREINVIFDNSCEHIHTNEFALTTVLCNLLNNALYYSPVKTPVTITVLPCEEGKRVVIKLTNLSQHDYTEQDLALFFDPLWQKDASRTSADRYGLGLAIVKSYCENISADLNVAISAEKEITFTITI; encoded by the coding sequence ATGATTTCTATTAAGAAAAAACTAAGCCGTTATATCTCAATATCAATATCGATATTATTAGTGTCTATATTGTTAGTTACTGATCTTGCTGTTGATAGTTGGATTAGTGCTGAATTTGACCGTGCAATGACCAACAAAGCAAATTTACTCACAACATTAATCAGTGAAGACAGCGATGAAGTTCATGGCATAGAGTTTGACTTTGCTGATGAATTTATGCCTGAATTCTCAGGTAATAACGATCCAGAATACTTTCAATTATGGCTTGATAACAAGGTATTTGAACGCTCTCAAACGCTTGAGCTATTTGATGTTAATGAACTCCCTAAAGCTGAAGTTAAACTCCACCAATCATCCATTAGTAACATCACTTTGCCTGATGGTCGCTCAGGTAAAATGTATTTTACAAAGTTTAAGCCGCAAATTGACTCTGATGAACGAGAAAATAATGCGATTTCAACATTGCAAATAGCCAATAATCAAAAAACAATGGAATTGGCTTACGCTATAAGTAATGAAGGCTTAAATCAAATACTTTGGTTTGTAGATATTATTTTTATATTCTCTTCATTGCTTGCTGTTATAGCGGTAAGGTTAATTGTTTTTAATGTGGTAGAGCGCGGTTTAAAGCCAATTGAGCAACTCAATACCGAGCTACAGCAAATCAGCTTAAACTCTGAAATCAGTGCGATCAACACCGAAAATTTACCTGAAGAGTTGATCGTGATTGCTAACGGTATTAATCATTTTATTCGTGAAAATAAAACTCTCTATTCTCGTGAAAAACGTATTACCTCAGATATTGCCCATGAGTTAAAAACGCCAATTGCAGAATTATTAAACTTAAGTGAAGTCGCGATTAAATTCCCCCACGAAAAACAGTTAGTTGATAATTTTAAAGTTGACGTACTTAACATTACTGAACGGCTTCGAAATATCGTCAACAGTATATTGTTGCTGCAAAAAAGTACCAATAGTACCGCCTTAGAAAAACAACAAGTGGAGCTAGCACCGTTAATTAATGCGGTTATAACAATGGAGAACAAAGCTAAGCGGGAAATAAATGTTATTTTTGATAACTCATGTGAACATATTCACACCAATGAGTTCGCATTAACAACTGTATTGTGTAACCTTCTCAATAACGCGCTTTACTATAGTCCTGTAAAAACACCCGTGACTATCACAGTGTTACCTTGTGAAGAAGGAAAGCGAGTTGTAATCAAATTAACTAACTTGAGTCAGCATGATTATACTGAGCAAGATTTAGCCTTGTTTTTTGATCCTTTATGGCAAAAAGACGCTTCACGCACTTCAGCTGACCGATATGGTTTGGGGTTAGCTATTGTAAAATCTTATTGTGAAAATATATCGGCAGATTTGAATGTAGCCATTTCAGCAGAAAAAGAAATAACCTTTACCATTACAATATAA
- a CDS encoding response regulator transcription factor, with translation MKVLIIEDSTSLRRSLKIGLSNLGYTVDDTGDGSEGLSMALSGDYSLLILDLMLPSVDGTAILKAIRKANKDLRVLILSARDLTEDKIEGLLNGADDYLTKPFSFDELHVRLLCLMRRGSLNVNDNTINIGSFSLDLHLKQLFCNGIDTNLTPNEYKLVECLFTNQGKVISPEKLSEYLAGQYDAIAKNSIEAHLSTARKKVKLLGYDLPIKTKRGFGYFC, from the coding sequence TTGAAAGTTTTAATTATAGAAGACTCAACATCTTTAAGAAGAAGCTTAAAAATTGGCTTATCTAATTTAGGTTATACCGTAGATGATACTGGCGACGGGTCTGAAGGCTTAAGTATGGCGCTCTCTGGTGATTATTCTCTACTAATTCTTGATTTAATGCTGCCCTCTGTTGATGGCACTGCAATACTCAAAGCAATTAGAAAAGCCAATAAAGATCTTCGTGTGCTTATTTTATCGGCACGCGACTTAACTGAAGATAAAATTGAAGGGCTACTTAATGGCGCTGACGATTACCTTACTAAGCCCTTTTCTTTTGATGAGTTACATGTTCGACTACTTTGCTTAATGCGCAGAGGCTCGTTAAACGTTAACGACAATACGATTAATATTGGAAGTTTTTCATTAGACTTACATTTAAAACAACTCTTCTGTAATGGCATTGATACGAATTTAACCCCCAATGAATATAAGTTAGTAGAATGCCTTTTTACTAATCAAGGTAAAGTTATATCACCGGAAAAATTGAGTGAATATTTAGCCGGACAATATGACGCTATTGCTAAAAATTCAATTGAGGCTCATTTATCAACCGCCAGAAAAAAGGTTAAGTTACTCGGCTACGACCTACCCATTAAAACCAAGCGAGGCTTTGGTTATTTTTGTTGA
- a CDS encoding manganese efflux pump MntP family protein codes for MFEIIILALALSMDAFAVSIGLGAKNKNKTASLAMACGLYFGFFQGLMPLIGYMGGRGVFGWIEAYAPWVAFFLLVLIGAKMIYESFSDGIEEDIAKVTHRIMLVLAIATSIDAMAAGFSLTILDVNPFIACAIIGMTTFFFSVFGVYIGDKSGTWLESKAELLGGVVLILIAIKILFM; via the coding sequence ATGTTTGAGATTATAATTTTGGCATTGGCATTAAGTATGGATGCATTTGCTGTTTCTATTGGTTTAGGCGCTAAAAACAAAAATAAAACAGCCTCACTTGCCATGGCATGTGGGTTATATTTTGGTTTTTTTCAAGGCTTAATGCCCTTAATTGGTTATATGGGCGGTAGAGGTGTTTTTGGTTGGATAGAAGCTTATGCTCCCTGGGTTGCATTTTTTCTATTGGTATTAATTGGCGCTAAAATGATTTATGAGTCATTTTCAGATGGCATAGAAGAAGATATAGCAAAAGTCACCCACAGGATTATGTTGGTGCTTGCCATAGCGACCAGTATAGATGCAATGGCAGCAGGCTTCTCGCTAACTATACTTGACGTAAACCCATTTATTGCCTGCGCTATTATTGGCATGACTACCTTTTTCTTTAGTGTGTTTGGCGTTTATATTGGCGATAAAAGTGGTACTTGGCTTGAAAGCAAAGCTGAGCTTCTCGGAGGAGTTGTGTTAATACTGATAGCGATAAAAATATTATTTATGTAA
- a CDS encoding DUF411 domain-containing protein: MFKSKFKIKLRSFVYCFVVIVLASCSKENQAPTNTTSNVVEPPNKVKPHTIALDVYKSPSCGCCKAWINHVDNHGFESKVHSFDDFPGIKEEKSIAPRYRSCHTAISTDGYVFEGHVPAKYIQQFIKQTHSQDVIGLSVPAMPVGSPGMEVDDRFQPYRVLLLKVDGSYEIYANVQSYEDQF; the protein is encoded by the coding sequence ATGTTTAAAAGTAAGTTTAAGATTAAGTTAAGAAGTTTCGTCTACTGTTTCGTTGTTATTGTTTTAGCCAGTTGTTCTAAAGAGAACCAAGCGCCAACAAATACCACATCAAACGTTGTTGAGCCACCAAATAAAGTTAAACCACACACGATTGCATTAGACGTATATAAAAGTCCTTCTTGTGGTTGTTGTAAAGCTTGGATAAACCATGTTGATAATCATGGCTTTGAGTCTAAGGTTCATAGCTTTGATGACTTTCCGGGTATTAAAGAAGAAAAATCTATAGCACCAAGATACCGTTCTTGTCATACCGCCATTTCAACTGATGGTTATGTTTTTGAAGGGCATGTGCCTGCAAAGTATATTCAACAATTTATCAAACAAACCCACAGCCAAGATGTTATTGGTTTATCTGTGCCTGCAATGCCAGTAGGAAGCCCGGGCATGGAAGTTGACGATAGGTTTCAGCCATATCGAGTTTTATTATTGAAAGTCGATGGTAGTTATGAAATTTACGCTAATGTTCAATCTTATGAGGACCAGTTTTAA
- a CDS encoding TolC family protein: MKMQNNKYKFSVKCSVGFIALTVLYVNVVQASNVKAGYALSFENAIKKAQKNDPWLTGNIHKQRALESMSQAVNTLSDPVVSISLANLPVNGFDFSQEGMTQAKLGIAQMFPRGDTLAIQSQQLKTQSEAFPFQRKDRESQVAVTVGSLWLDVYRVQQSISLIEKNRSLFEQLAEVAQVSYSSALGKTRQQDIVRAQLELTRLDDRLNLLAQQRNRYEGMLSQWLSEFSSESTASDSGLLASDFSLHNIVISPKLPAIDLINTDLVFKENWLKPMALVPYFTNHPAVIAVEKNINATKAGIKLAEQKYKAQWGVNASYGYRADDPMGSSRADLFSVGVTFDLPLFTENKQDKERESAIYASEAIKTEKILLLRQLMAAYASAKGRLLRLKDRQNLYENKLLPQINDQAQASLSAYTNDDGDFSEVVRSRIAVLNTEIDDLTLNVEEQKIRLELNYLFIGNLNTAITHNNTITNNSSRTSVVSELINE, encoded by the coding sequence ATGAAGATGCAAAACAATAAGTACAAATTTAGCGTTAAATGTAGTGTAGGTTTTATAGCGTTAACTGTTCTTTATGTAAATGTAGTACAAGCCAGCAATGTAAAAGCTGGCTACGCATTATCATTTGAAAATGCCATTAAAAAGGCACAAAAAAATGATCCTTGGCTGACGGGAAATATTCACAAGCAACGCGCGCTTGAATCAATGAGCCAAGCAGTCAATACATTATCTGATCCGGTTGTATCAATAAGTTTAGCCAATCTACCTGTTAACGGTTTTGACTTTTCTCAAGAAGGGATGACACAAGCGAAATTGGGTATTGCTCAAATGTTTCCTCGCGGCGATACCTTAGCGATCCAAAGCCAGCAATTAAAAACGCAAAGTGAAGCCTTTCCTTTTCAACGAAAAGATCGCGAATCACAAGTAGCGGTTACTGTGGGTAGCTTATGGTTAGACGTTTATCGCGTTCAGCAAAGTATTTCATTAATTGAAAAGAACAGATCGCTATTCGAACAATTGGCCGAAGTTGCACAAGTGAGTTATTCATCTGCATTGGGTAAAACGCGTCAACAAGATATTGTTCGCGCACAACTTGAACTCACCCGTTTAGACGATAGATTAAATTTATTAGCGCAACAAAGAAATCGTTATGAAGGCATGCTTTCACAGTGGTTAAGCGAGTTTTCTAGCGAAAGTACGGCAAGTGACTCAGGCCTATTAGCGTCTGATTTTTCATTACATAACATAGTAATCAGTCCAAAATTACCAGCAATAGATTTAATTAATACTGATTTGGTTTTTAAAGAAAACTGGTTAAAACCTATGGCATTGGTGCCATATTTTACAAATCACCCGGCGGTTATCGCTGTAGAGAAAAATATTAATGCGACTAAAGCAGGTATTAAATTAGCCGAGCAAAAATATAAAGCTCAATGGGGGGTAAACGCGAGTTATGGTTATCGAGCGGATGATCCGATGGGCAGTAGTCGAGCTGATTTGTTTTCGGTTGGTGTTACTTTCGATTTACCACTTTTTACTGAAAATAAACAAGATAAAGAGCGTGAATCTGCCATATATGCTTCAGAAGCAATTAAAACTGAAAAGATTTTATTACTACGCCAACTAATGGCGGCTTATGCCAGTGCAAAAGGTAGACTTTTACGTTTAAAAGATCGTCAAAATTTGTATGAAAATAAGTTATTACCGCAAATTAACGACCAAGCCCAAGCTTCTTTATCAGCTTATACCAATGACGATGGCGACTTTTCTGAAGTTGTTCGTTCACGTATAGCGGTGCTTAACACTGAAATAGATGATCTAACACTCAATGTTGAAGAACAGAAAATACGTTTAGAACTTAACTATCTATTTATCGGTAATCTCAATACAGCAATTACGCACAACAACACTATTACAAACAATAGCAGCCGAACTTCTGTTGTTTCGGAGTTAATTAATGAGTAA